The following are encoded in a window of Flavobacteriales bacterium genomic DNA:
- a CDS encoding ABC transporter permease: protein MRHRLLLGISSTLLLARLRQSIVAAVGVTFSIAMYIALSGFMNGLNGLLDGLVLNRTPDVRLYNEVRASEQQPLELYSGGAEHNFISRIKPKAEQARIRNAMGIMDALRQDERVRGIAPKVVAQVLFNVGTIELNGAVNGIDPMEEDRLLAFSDYLLGCTVDDLAQGSNGIVLGRGLADKMQVGIGDVVQLTTAQGDRGMLKVLGFYQSGMADFDNVQCYATLATVQNLLVQPRSHITDIQVRLHDLALAPSVAKEYAARFGVEALDIQTANAQFETGSAVRTMISYVVSVVLLVVAGFGIYNILNMLIYEKLDAIAILKATGFSGGDVRVIFLNLSLIIGVCGGMAGMLLGRLLAMGIDRIPFEFDALPTITTYPVDHDAKYYLIGIAFALGTTWVAGWFPARKASRIDPVEIIRGK from the coding sequence ATGCGCCACCGCCTGCTGCTCGGCATCTCGTCCACCCTGCTGCTGGCCCGCCTGCGGCAAAGCATCGTGGCCGCCGTGGGGGTCACCTTCAGCATCGCCATGTACATCGCCCTCAGCGGATTCATGAACGGGCTGAACGGCCTGCTCGATGGCCTGGTGCTGAACCGAACGCCCGACGTGCGGCTGTACAACGAGGTGCGCGCCTCGGAACAGCAACCGCTGGAGTTGTACTCCGGTGGAGCGGAGCACAACTTCATCAGCCGCATCAAGCCCAAGGCCGAGCAGGCGCGCATCCGCAACGCCATGGGCATCATGGACGCGCTTCGGCAGGATGAACGTGTGCGCGGCATCGCCCCCAAGGTGGTGGCGCAGGTGCTCTTCAACGTGGGCACCATCGAGCTCAATGGCGCGGTCAACGGCATCGACCCCATGGAAGAGGACCGCCTGCTGGCCTTCAGCGATTACCTGCTGGGCTGCACCGTGGATGACCTCGCCCAAGGCAGCAATGGCATCGTGCTGGGCAGGGGCCTGGCGGACAAGATGCAGGTGGGCATCGGCGACGTGGTACAGCTGACCACCGCCCAAGGCGACCGCGGCATGCTGAAGGTGCTGGGCTTCTACCAGAGCGGCATGGCCGACTTCGACAACGTGCAGTGCTACGCCACGCTCGCCACCGTACAGAACCTGCTGGTGCAGCCGCGCAGCCACATCACCGACATCCAGGTGCGCCTGCACGATCTGGCGCTGGCCCCGTCCGTGGCGAAGGAATACGCCGCACGCTTCGGGGTGGAGGCGCTGGACATCCAGACGGCCAACGCGCAGTTCGAGACCGGCAGCGCCGTGCGGACCATGATCAGCTACGTGGTCAGCGTGGTGCTGCTGGTGGTGGCCGGTTTCGGCATCTACAACATCCTGAACATGCTCATCTACGAGAAGCTCGATGCCATCGCCATCCTCAAGGCAACGGGCTTCAGCGGTGGGGATGTGCGGGTCATCTTCCTCAACCTTTCGCTGATCATCGGCGTGTGCGGCGGTATGGCGGGCATGCTGCTGGGCAGGCTGCTCGCCATGGGCATCGACCGCATCCCCTTCGAGTTCGACGCCCTGCCCACCATCACCACCTACCCGGTGGACCACGACGCCAAGTACTACCTCATCGGCATCGCCTTCGCCCTGGGCACCACCTGGGTGGCCGGTTGGTTCCCCGCCCGCAAGGCCAGCCGCATCGATCCGGTGGAGATCATCCGGGGCAAGTGA
- a CDS encoding tryptophan-rich sensory protein has translation MLDRTFRLLDTASPAWKVGIAIVVTLLLGSASGLVTAGAVEGWYMEIEKPSFNPPNSVFGPVWTVLYILMGFAAGLVWSNGTDDPQVRRGLLLYGLQLLLNVLWSLLFFGLKSPGLALVDITLLLLTIILCIRAFHPIDRWAAYLMMPYLLWVSFASVLNAAIHVLN, from the coding sequence ATGCTCGACCGCACCTTCCGCCTCCTGGACACCGCATCGCCCGCCTGGAAAGTGGGCATCGCCATCGTCGTCACCCTGCTGCTCGGCAGCGCATCAGGGCTGGTGACGGCGGGAGCCGTGGAAGGCTGGTACATGGAGATCGAAAAGCCCTCCTTCAATCCACCCAACAGCGTTTTCGGCCCGGTGTGGACGGTGCTCTACATTCTGATGGGATTCGCCGCCGGATTGGTGTGGAGCAACGGCACGGACGATCCCCAGGTGCGGCGTGGGCTGTTGCTCTACGGCCTTCAACTGCTGCTCAACGTGCTCTGGTCGCTGCTCTTCTTCGGGCTGAAAAGCCCCGGGCTGGCGCTGGTGGACATCACCCTGCTGCTCCTCACGATCATCCTCTGCATCCGCGCCTTCCACCCCATCGACCGCTGGGCCGCCTACCTGATGATGCCCTATCTGCTGTGGGTATCCTTCGCCAGCGTCCTCAACGCCGCGATCCACGTGCTGAACTGA
- a CDS encoding BamA/TamA family outer membrane protein, with the protein MSSCTGLKYASEERPLFAGFTVAWTEKPAFDARLALIELEEVVTPTPNNSLLGVRPTVALHNMVKEPDRPKGLRNLLKHKIGSAPVYLADVPLDDINAALVNRMNNRGYFSARSSYRIDRRERTAHVHFTVTPGAPHLIREIRWGDSTAAGPDSALASSARGSLLRTSEPYHLALLTSERDRVADQLRDRGWFRLRADDLVWAADTTIPGRSVSLHLRLKPATSAVKRMRYSIGDVMVHGDRDELLPPSDTTLVDSVHYVDYLGMYRPRTITRGVFIRPGERYSLRRHNATQRYLNSYGVFRSVDINYQDDSLRQGVLHTEIVLTPQRRFSLFSELNAISKSNNFAGPGLKFGFRDRDLFRGAEQFTLDLNSRFETQVAGAGRGTNAYEIGAKAGLQVPRMLLLPFLRTTRTSAPITHFELGYGLFRRIGLYGLESANTGVGYTWREDRRTWHDLKLLDVSYNNLYYTSEDFDLFLEANPAIKRSFEEQFIIGFGYTYTRSTQRRARQRGWLVYSLGGDEGGLLTSAVYRGLEGPRPEEGYTLFGERYSQFVRLRPELRWYQRVGRTDALLVSRLLVHGAFAYGNSSTVPYVKQYFAGGTNSLRGFRARSVGPGSYVGTQINNLLIDQVGDVRIEANLEYRFTITGFIKGALFADAGNVWLLQDDPQRPGGKLEYDDFLGELAMDAGFGLRIDPEGIVIRIDLAAPLHRPDRPDGLRWTFQDPEANWFRGMIVNIAIGYPF; encoded by the coding sequence ATGTCCTCTTGCACCGGGTTGAAGTACGCGAGCGAGGAAAGGCCTTTGTTCGCGGGCTTCACGGTGGCCTGGACAGAGAAGCCGGCCTTCGATGCTCGCCTGGCCCTGATCGAGTTGGAGGAAGTGGTGACGCCCACGCCCAACAACAGCCTGCTGGGGGTGCGGCCCACGGTGGCGCTGCACAACATGGTGAAGGAACCGGACCGGCCCAAAGGCCTGCGCAACCTGCTCAAGCACAAGATCGGTTCGGCGCCGGTGTACCTGGCCGATGTGCCGCTGGACGACATCAACGCCGCACTGGTGAACCGCATGAACAACCGGGGCTACTTCAGCGCACGGAGCAGCTATCGGATAGACCGGCGCGAACGCACGGCCCATGTGCACTTCACGGTGACACCCGGAGCGCCGCATCTGATCCGGGAGATCCGCTGGGGCGACAGCACCGCGGCCGGGCCCGACAGCGCACTGGCGAGCAGCGCGCGTGGTTCCCTGCTGCGCACCAGCGAGCCCTACCACCTGGCCCTGCTCACCAGCGAGCGCGACCGCGTGGCCGACCAACTGCGCGACCGTGGCTGGTTCCGCCTGCGCGCCGATGACCTCGTCTGGGCCGCCGACACCACCATACCCGGCCGGTCCGTGTCCCTGCACCTGCGCCTGAAACCCGCCACCAGCGCCGTCAAGCGCATGCGGTACTCCATCGGCGATGTCATGGTGCACGGCGATCGCGATGAACTCCTCCCGCCGTCGGACACCACGCTCGTGGACAGCGTGCATTATGTGGACTACCTGGGCATGTACCGTCCACGCACCATCACCCGGGGCGTCTTCATCCGGCCTGGCGAACGCTATTCCCTGCGGCGCCACAACGCCACCCAGCGCTACCTCAACAGCTACGGCGTGTTCCGCAGCGTGGACATCAATTACCAGGACGACAGTCTGCGGCAGGGCGTACTCCACACCGAGATCGTGCTCACCCCGCAACGGCGCTTCTCGCTTTTCAGCGAACTCAACGCCATCAGCAAGAGCAACAACTTCGCGGGCCCGGGTCTGAAGTTCGGTTTTCGCGACCGCGACCTTTTCCGGGGCGCCGAGCAGTTCACCCTGGACCTCAACTCGCGTTTCGAGACGCAGGTGGCCGGTGCCGGGCGGGGCACCAACGCGTATGAGATCGGCGCCAAGGCCGGCCTCCAGGTGCCGCGCATGCTGCTGCTGCCATTCCTGCGCACCACCCGCACGAGCGCCCCGATCACACACTTCGAACTGGGCTACGGTCTCTTCAGACGCATCGGCCTGTATGGCCTGGAAAGCGCCAACACGGGCGTGGGCTACACCTGGCGCGAGGACCGCCGCACCTGGCATGACCTGAAGCTCCTCGACGTGAGCTACAACAACCTGTACTACACCTCGGAGGATTTCGACCTCTTCCTGGAGGCCAACCCGGCCATCAAGCGCAGCTTCGAGGAGCAGTTCATCATCGGCTTCGGCTACACCTACACGCGCAGCACCCAGCGGCGTGCCCGGCAGCGCGGCTGGCTCGTGTACTCCCTGGGCGGCGATGAGGGCGGCCTGCTCACCAGCGCCGTGTACCGCGGCTTGGAGGGTCCGCGGCCGGAGGAAGGCTACACGCTCTTCGGCGAACGCTATTCGCAGTTCGTGCGCCTGCGCCCTGAACTGCGCTGGTACCAGCGCGTGGGCCGCACCGACGCCCTGTTGGTCTCACGCCTGCTCGTCCATGGCGCCTTCGCCTACGGCAACAGCAGCACGGTGCCTTACGTGAAGCAGTACTTCGCCGGTGGCACCAACAGCCTGCGGGGTTTCAGGGCGCGCAGCGTGGGGCCGGGCAGCTATGTGGGCACCCAGATCAACAACCTGCTCATCGACCAGGTGGGCGACGTGCGCATCGAAGCCAACCTGGAGTACCGCTTTACCATCACGGGCTTCATCAAAGGCGCGCTCTTCGCCGATGCCGGCAACGTGTGGCTGCTGCAGGACGACCCCCAGCGCCCTGGCGGCAAGTTGGAGTATGACGACTTCCTCGGCGAACTGGCCATGGACGCGGGCTTCGGCCTGCGCATCGACCCTGAGGGGATCGTCATCCGGATCGACCTGGCCGCGCCATTGCACCGGCCCGACCGGCCCGATGGCCTGCGCTGGACCTTCCAGGACCCCGAGGCCAACTGGTTCCGGGGCATGATCGTGAACATCGCGATAGGCTATCCCTTCTGA
- a CDS encoding efflux RND transporter periplasmic adaptor subunit, producing MRPFAQGAFALLMLTACADERPHERPVMGPITDAVYASGVVKARDQYQVFAAVSGLVAHVHVQAGDTVAKGDALFSIDDRASSLGSQRAEMALELLRANAGSTSPVLEQLRINVEQARARLANDSLMYFRQKNLWDQKVGSKVELDNRELAYTSARNAYQSAQKAFSETRTRLKNELRMAENELALRRSAQGDHTVRSLVDGRVYDVLIERGELATTQRALAIVGRADAFVLELQVDEYDIVRVAPGQEVAVHMDAYQGRVLQAVITRVDPLMNERSRTFTVEAVYTDPPLLYPNLTAEANIIIRRKERALTIPAGYLVDKRYVLIGPEKRTEVEVGLRDLRRVEILRGIDSTSVIYQP from the coding sequence ATGCGACCATTCGCCCAGGGCGCCTTCGCGTTGTTGATGCTCACGGCCTGTGCGGACGAGCGGCCGCATGAAAGGCCTGTCATGGGTCCCATCACCGACGCGGTCTACGCCAGTGGCGTGGTGAAGGCCCGCGACCAGTACCAGGTCTTCGCCGCCGTGAGCGGACTGGTGGCGCATGTCCATGTGCAGGCGGGCGACACCGTGGCCAAGGGCGATGCGCTCTTCAGCATCGACGACCGGGCCAGCAGTTTGGGCAGCCAACGCGCCGAAATGGCCTTGGAGCTGCTGCGCGCGAACGCGGGCAGTACTTCACCCGTGCTGGAGCAGTTGCGCATCAACGTGGAACAGGCGCGCGCACGCCTGGCCAATGACAGCCTGATGTACTTCCGCCAGAAGAACCTTTGGGACCAGAAGGTGGGCAGCAAGGTGGAACTGGACAACCGCGAGTTGGCCTACACCAGCGCCCGCAACGCTTACCAGTCCGCGCAGAAGGCCTTCAGTGAAACGCGCACCAGGCTGAAGAACGAGCTGCGCATGGCCGAGAACGAACTGGCGCTTCGCCGCTCCGCCCAGGGTGACCATACCGTGCGCAGCCTGGTTGACGGCCGCGTGTACGACGTGCTCATCGAACGCGGCGAACTGGCCACCACCCAGCGGGCCCTGGCCATCGTGGGCCGGGCCGATGCCTTCGTCCTGGAACTGCAGGTGGATGAGTATGACATCGTACGCGTGGCACCCGGCCAGGAGGTGGCGGTACACATGGACGCGTACCAGGGCCGCGTGCTGCAGGCCGTCATCACCCGGGTCGATCCGCTGATGAACGAGCGCAGCCGCACCTTCACCGTGGAGGCCGTCTATACGGACCCGCCGCTGCTCTACCCCAACCTCACCGCCGAAGCCAACATCATCATCCGCCGCAAGGAGCGCGCGCTCACCATCCCCGCCGGCTATCTGGTGGACAAGCGCTACGTGCTCATCGGCCCGGAGAAGCGCACGGAAGTGGAGGTGGGCCTCCGCGATCTGCGGCGCGTGGAGATCCTGCGCGGCATCGACAGCACCAGCGTCATTTATCAGCCCTGA
- a CDS encoding serine hydrolase, giving the protein MSIPRFPCMKHRSRALLLPWLMGIALVGTSLTEGPPHDPPPTDTPPPFLTVPTPWADSLIATLSMERQIAQLMMVAAYSNKDGKHEEAIEKLVRERHIGGLIFFQGGPYRQVRLTERYQQAAQVPLLLGMDLEWGLSMRLDSTMRFPRQMLLGALHDDAPVEAMGLEIARQMKRIGVHVSFSPVVDVNNNPRNPVIDDRSFGEDRENVLRKGLAYMRGLQRGGVLAVAKHFPGHGDVDSDSHHTLPYIAHPRERLDSLELWPFRRMAGAGLSAVMVAHLEVAALDSTKGLPSTLSKAIVHDLLLGELGFQGLVFTDALNMKGVANAEKPGEIELRALLAGNDVMLFPQDPVKAIERIRKAVTDGEVDSARIAHSCLKILRAKEWAGLPQRSPIALSGIAGDLDRPEARVLRHDLHAGAITVVRDHHGLLPLHGPREKEQARIASVAIGGEQDNPFHRALKRHADVATFRCDKDLGADALKRLLEDLGPYDVVIASVHGTTWRKNKEYGIPASAFSIVKAIAAKKRTVHVHFTNPYRLLKADGPMLMATTVLAYEETDDAMLAAADALFGAIPSNGRLPVTAQAMLRANDGVDLRATGRLHDAAPEALGIRTSSLAGVDSIVLEGIKAKAFPGCQVLVAVDGQVIVDRVYGHHTYDGKRFVRQDDLYDLASITKVAATTLALMALVDDGRIAVNDKLGKHLPELEKSHPQHAKMTLRDILTHQAGLKAFVPFYTRIRKNGGFKPNTVSPSRSEEYPIRIADGLYLHKAYQDSLLRWTLDTPLRDKSDYLYSDMGYYLLQALVERITGTSLDRFTEERFYRPIGATTLGYRPLERFPLDRIAPTEKDTIFRKRLVHGDVHDPGAAMMGGVAGHAGLFGSARDLAKVMQMLLDGGTYGGRRYISEETVNEFTKCQFCKPDGNGNRRALGFDRPVAGGKGPTCDCVSYASFGHTGFTGTMAWADPESRVVYIFLSNRVYPDAEPNKLVKAGTRTRIQEVVHAAVAARVKTEPMSTVGLGR; this is encoded by the coding sequence ATGTCCATCCCGCGTTTCCCCTGCATGAAGCATCGTTCGCGTGCACTCTTGCTGCCCTGGCTCATGGGCATCGCCTTGGTGGGCACATCCCTGACCGAGGGACCGCCGCACGATCCGCCGCCCACGGATACGCCGCCACCCTTCCTGACCGTGCCCACGCCCTGGGCCGATTCGCTGATCGCCACGCTTTCCATGGAAAGGCAGATCGCGCAGCTGATGATGGTGGCGGCATACAGCAACAAGGACGGCAAGCATGAGGAGGCCATCGAGAAACTGGTGCGCGAACGTCATATCGGTGGCTTGATCTTCTTCCAGGGCGGACCCTACCGCCAGGTCCGCCTCACCGAACGTTACCAGCAGGCCGCGCAGGTGCCGCTGCTGCTGGGCATGGACCTCGAGTGGGGCCTGTCCATGCGCCTGGACAGCACCATGCGCTTCCCCCGCCAGATGCTGCTGGGCGCGTTGCACGATGATGCGCCCGTGGAGGCCATGGGTCTGGAGATCGCGCGGCAGATGAAAAGGATCGGTGTGCATGTGAGCTTCAGCCCGGTGGTGGACGTGAACAACAATCCACGCAACCCCGTGATCGATGACCGCAGCTTCGGCGAGGACCGGGAGAATGTGCTGCGCAAAGGGCTGGCCTACATGCGCGGACTGCAGCGGGGCGGTGTGCTCGCCGTGGCGAAACATTTCCCCGGCCATGGTGATGTGGACAGCGACTCGCACCACACCCTGCCCTACATCGCGCATCCACGCGAACGCCTCGATTCGTTGGAATTGTGGCCCTTCCGCCGGATGGCCGGGGCCGGCCTTTCCGCCGTGATGGTGGCCCACCTGGAAGTGGCCGCGTTGGACAGCACCAAGGGGCTGCCCAGCACGCTCAGCAAGGCCATCGTGCATGATCTGCTGCTGGGCGAACTCGGCTTCCAGGGACTGGTCTTCACCGACGCGCTCAACATGAAGGGCGTGGCCAACGCCGAGAAACCGGGCGAGATCGAGCTGCGCGCACTGCTCGCCGGCAACGATGTGATGCTCTTCCCGCAGGACCCCGTGAAGGCCATCGAACGCATCCGCAAGGCGGTGACCGATGGCGAGGTGGACAGCGCGCGCATCGCGCACAGCTGCCTGAAGATCCTGCGCGCCAAGGAATGGGCGGGCCTGCCGCAGCGATCGCCCATCGCTTTGTCCGGTATCGCCGGCGATCTGGACCGGCCCGAGGCACGTGTGTTGCGCCACGACCTGCACGCCGGTGCCATCACCGTGGTGCGCGACCACCATGGCCTGCTGCCCCTGCACGGCCCCAGGGAGAAGGAACAGGCGCGGATCGCCTCGGTGGCCATCGGCGGCGAGCAGGACAACCCCTTCCACCGCGCATTGAAGCGCCACGCCGATGTGGCCACCTTCCGTTGCGACAAGGACCTGGGCGCTGATGCGTTGAAGCGCTTGCTGGAGGACCTTGGGCCCTACGACGTGGTGATCGCCTCGGTGCATGGCACCACCTGGCGCAAGAACAAGGAGTATGGCATCCCCGCCAGCGCGTTCAGCATCGTGAAGGCCATCGCGGCGAAGAAGCGCACGGTGCACGTGCACTTCACCAATCCCTATCGCCTGCTGAAAGCCGATGGGCCCATGCTGATGGCCACCACGGTGCTCGCCTACGAAGAGACCGACGACGCCATGCTGGCCGCGGCCGATGCGCTCTTCGGCGCGATACCGTCCAACGGCCGTCTGCCCGTGACGGCCCAGGCCATGTTGCGCGCCAACGATGGTGTGGACCTGCGCGCCACCGGCCGGCTGCACGATGCGGCACCCGAGGCCTTGGGCATCCGCACGTCCTCACTCGCGGGCGTCGACAGCATCGTGCTCGAAGGGATCAAGGCGAAGGCTTTCCCGGGCTGCCAGGTGCTGGTGGCGGTGGATGGCCAGGTGATCGTGGACCGCGTGTACGGCCACCACACGTACGATGGGAAACGCTTCGTGCGGCAGGACGACCTCTACGACCTGGCCTCCATCACCAAGGTGGCCGCCACCACACTCGCCCTGATGGCCCTGGTGGACGATGGCCGGATCGCGGTGAACGACAAACTGGGCAAGCATCTGCCCGAGTTGGAGAAGAGCCATCCACAGCACGCGAAGATGACCCTGCGCGACATCCTCACGCACCAGGCGGGACTCAAGGCCTTCGTGCCATTCTACACACGGATCCGCAAGAACGGCGGCTTCAAGCCGAACACCGTAAGCCCTTCGCGCAGCGAGGAATATCCCATCCGGATCGCGGATGGACTTTACCTCCACAAGGCCTACCAGGACAGCCTGCTCCGCTGGACCTTGGACACCCCGCTGCGCGACAAGAGCGACTACCTGTACAGCGACATGGGCTACTATCTGCTGCAGGCCCTGGTGGAGCGGATCACCGGTACGTCGCTCGACCGTTTCACCGAGGAGCGTTTCTACCGGCCCATCGGCGCCACAACGCTCGGCTATCGCCCGTTGGAGCGGTTCCCGCTGGACCGCATCGCGCCCACGGAGAAGGACACCATCTTCCGCAAGCGCCTGGTGCATGGCGATGTGCATGACCCCGGCGCGGCGATGATGGGCGGTGTGGCCGGCCATGCGGGCCTCTTCGGCAGCGCGCGTGATCTGGCCAAGGTGATGCAGATGCTGCTGGATGGCGGTACCTACGGCGGCAGGCGTTACATCAGCGAGGAGACCGTGAACGAGTTCACGAAGTGCCAGTTCTGCAAGCCCGATGGCAATGGCAACCGGCGTGCGCTGGGCTTCGACCGGCCCGTGGCGGGCGGTAAGGGCCCCACCTGCGACTGTGTCAGCTACGCCAGCTTCGGCCACACCGGCTTCACCGGCACCATGGCCTGGGCCGATCCCGAGAGCCGCGTGGTCTACATCTTCCTCAGCAACCGCGTATACCCCGATGCCGAGCCCAACAAGCTGGTGAAGGCCGGCACCCGTACGCGCATCCAGGAAGTGGTGCATGCCGCCGTGGCCGCGCGCGTGAAGACCGAACCGATGTCCACCGTGGGGCTGGGGAGGTAG
- a CDS encoding ABC transporter ATP-binding protein: MSNGDPVIETRGVSKYFHDPVTVQVLKEVDLLVRRGEFVSVVGKSGCGKSTLLYILSTMDTDYEGELFLDGERVTGKPHDRLSSIRNEKIGFVFQFHYLIPEFSVLKNVMLPGLKLGKHSAQEVEHHAMERLRTLGIEDQALKGANRISGGQKQRVAIARALINDPLILMCDEPTGNLDSRNSAIVFDIFKELAAKGQSLLVVTHDDDFAKATDRIITMDDGRVVDHGH, from the coding sequence ATGAGCAACGGAGATCCCGTCATCGAGACCCGCGGGGTGAGCAAGTACTTCCACGATCCGGTGACCGTGCAAGTGCTGAAGGAGGTGGACCTGCTGGTGCGGCGTGGTGAGTTCGTGAGCGTGGTGGGCAAGAGCGGCTGCGGCAAGAGCACCCTGCTCTATATCCTCAGCACCATGGACACCGACTACGAAGGCGAACTCTTCCTCGATGGCGAGCGGGTCACCGGCAAGCCGCACGATCGCCTCAGCAGCATCCGCAACGAGAAGATCGGCTTCGTGTTCCAGTTCCACTACCTCATTCCCGAATTCAGCGTGCTGAAGAATGTGATGCTGCCCGGCTTGAAACTGGGCAAGCACAGTGCCCAGGAAGTGGAACACCACGCCATGGAACGGCTTCGCACACTGGGCATCGAGGACCAGGCGCTGAAGGGAGCCAACCGGATCAGCGGCGGGCAGAAGCAGCGTGTGGCCATCGCCAGGGCGCTCATCAACGACCCACTGATCCTGATGTGCGACGAACCCACCGGCAACCTGGACAGCCGCAACAGCGCCATCGTCTTCGACATCTTCAAGGAACTCGCCGCCAAAGGCCAGAGCCTGCTGGTGGTGACGCACGATGACGACTTCGCCAAGGCCACCGACCGCATCATCACCATGGACGACGGGCGGGTGGTGGACCACGGCCATTGA